The following coding sequences are from one Lycium ferocissimum isolate CSIRO_LF1 chromosome 3, AGI_CSIRO_Lferr_CH_V1, whole genome shotgun sequence window:
- the LOC132049469 gene encoding glucomannan 4-beta-mannosyltransferase 9 — protein MDRFSSTTLLPDAFSSTRDDLTEQLSIIWEQIKAPLIVPILRTAVLLCLLMSILLFIERVYMGIVITLVKFFGRKPEKRYKWESLKDDIELGNSSYPMVLVQIPMYNEKEVYQLSIGAACGLSWPTDRIIVQVLDDSTDPITKNLVSMECQRWASKGINIKYEIRDNRNGYKAGAMKEGLKHQYVKECDYVAIFDADFQPEPDFLWRTIPFLVHNPELGLVQARWKFVNADECLMTRMQEMSLDYHFTVEQEVGSSTYAFFGFNGTAGVWRIAAIEEAGGWKDRTTVEDMDLAVRASLKGWKFLYLSALKVKNELPSTFKAYRYQQHRWSCGPANLFKKMFMEIIRNRKVSLWKKIHVIYSFFFVRKVVAHIVTFVFYCVVLPATVLVPEVVVPKWGAVYIPSIITLLNAVGTPRSLHLIIFWILFENVMSLHRTKATFIGLLEAGRVNEWIVTEKLGDVLKIKSAIKAFKKPRFRFGDRLHLLELVTGVYLFFCGCYDIAFGKNHYYLYLFIQAFAFFIMGFGYVGTFVPNS, from the exons ATGGATCGATTTTCGTCCACAACTTTGCTTCCTGATGCATTTTCAAGCACCAGAGATGATTTAACGGAGcaattgagtataatttgggAGCAAATCAAAGCACCATTGATTGTTCCTATTCTCAGAACTGCAGTGTTATTGTGCCTTTTAATGTCAATTTTGCTCTTCATTGAGAGAGTTTACATGGGGATTGTGATTACCCTTGTGAAATTTTTTGGTCGAAAACCAGAAAAGCGTTACAAATGGGAATCTTTAAAAGATGATATTGAGCTAGGAAATTCATCTTATCCGATGGTTCTTGTTCAAATCCCAATGTATAATGAGAAAGAG GTTTATCAGCTTTCAATTGGAGCTGCATGTGGCCTTTCATGGCCTACTGATCGTATTATAGTCCAAGTTCTTGATGATTCAACTGATCCCATTACCAAG AATTTGGTGTCAATGGAGTGTCAGAGATGGGCAAGCAAAGGGATAAATATAAAGTATGAAATAAGAGACAACAGGAATGGTTACAAAGCAGGGGCAATGAAGGAAGGATTGAAGCATCAATATGTGAAGGAGTGTGATTATGTTGCTATATTTGATGCTGATTTTCAACCTGAGCCTGATTTCCTCTGGCGCACTATTCCATTTCTAGTCCACAACCCTGAACTTGGACTTGTTCAAGCTCGTTGGAAATTTG TAAATGCTGATGAATGCTTGATGACACGAATGCAAGAGATGTCCCTGGATTACCATTTCACAGTGGAACAAGAAGTGGGCTCTTCCACCTATGCTTTTTTTGGCTTTAATG GGACAGCTGGTGTTTGGAGAATTGCCGCAATAGAGGAGGCCGGAGGTTGGAAGGATAGGACAACAGTTGAGGATATGGACCTCGCGGTTCGCGCTAGTCTCAAGGGCTGGAAATTCTTGTACCTTTCTGCTCTCAAG GTGAAAAATGAATTACCAAGTACATTCAAGGCCTATCGATATCAACAACATCGTTGGTCCTGTGGCCCGGCcaatcttttcaagaaaatgttTATGGAGATCATAAGAAACAGG AAAGTATCTTTGTGGAAGAAGATTCATGTGATTTACAGCTTCTTCTTTGTAAGGAAGGTTGTAGCCCACATTGTCACTTTTGTGTTCTACTGTGTTGTATTGCCTGCAACTGTTTTAGTACCTGAAGTTGTTGTTCCAAAATGGGGAGCTGTTTACATTCCTTCCATTATTACACTACTCAATGCAGTTGGAACTCCAAG GTCGTTACATCTGATAATATTTTGGATCCTTTTCGAGAATGTCATGTCACTACATCGGACAAAGGCTACGTTCATTGGCTTGTTAGAAGCAGGAAGAGTCAACGAATGGATAGTCACTGAGAAACTAGGAGATGTTCTCAAGATAAAATCAGCCATCAAAGCGTTCAAGAAACCTCGATTTAGGTTTGGTGACAG ACTTCATTTATTAGAGCTTGTCACTGGCGTGTACCTCTTCTTTTGTGGTTGTTATGATATCGCCTTCGGGAAAAATCACTATTATCTGTACCTCTTCATTCAAGCATTTGCTTTCTTCATCATGGGATTCGGTTATGTTGGCACTTTTGTTCCTAATTCTTAA
- the LOC132048633 gene encoding uncharacterized protein LOC132048633 → MECVTTTKYTIAINGGLHGNIEGKRGLRQDDPLSPLLFVIFMEYFTRIMKWVSEQERFEYHTKCKSLKLNHLCFADDMLIFSKGDFLPVVMLLRGLKTFSEASGLTTNNAKSNIFSANMPAQVIDDLCELTGYSKGRLPFRYLGVPISSKRLSAVECEMLVEKMVAKIRTWGSRNLSYAGRVQLVNSVLMHIHAYWSFIFLLPKGVMKEIVAICRNFIWSGHTTTGKSPLVAWDDICKPQKEFGLGVKDCHIWNEAAVAKYIWNIANKTDNLWVKWVHHIYLKEIDWWNISLHKTVAGTGRKYAG, encoded by the coding sequence ATGGAGTGTGTGACCACAACCAAGTATACTATTGCTATAAATGGAGGACTACATGGCAATATAGAGGGGAAAAGAGGCCTCAGGCAAGATGATCCCTTATCTCCCCTTTTGTTTGTCATATTTATGGAGTATTTTACAAGGATCATGAAGTGGGTATCCGAACAAGAAAGATTTGAATACCACACAAAGTGCAAGAGCCTGAAGCTTAACCATCTTTGTTTTGCGGATGACATGCTCATATTCAGCAAAGGGGATTTCCTACCAGTGGTAATGCTGCTAAGGGGACTAAAAACCTTCTCAGAGGCATCAGGCCTAACCACCAACAATGCTAAATCAAATATATTCTCAGCCAACATGCCTGCTCAGGTGATAGATGACCTGTGTGAATTAACTGGTTACTCAAAAGGCAGGCTACCATTCAGATACCTAGGGGTGCCCATATCTTCCAAAAGGCTCTCGGCAGTAGAATGTGAAATGCTGGTGGAAAAGATGGTGGCCAAAATTAGGACTTGGGGTTCTAGGAATCTCTCATATGCTGGGCGAGTCCAGCTAGTAAATTCAGTACTGATGCACATTCATGCGTATTGGTCATTCATCTTTCTACTGCCGAAGGGAGTCATGAAGGAGATAGTTGCTATTTGCAGGAATTTTATTTGGAGTGGGCATACTACAACAGGTAAATCCCCACTAGTAGCCTGGGACGATATCTGCAAACCACAAAAAGAGTTTGGACTGGGAGTGAAAGACTGCCACATATGGAATGAAGCAGCGGTAGCAAAATATATCTGGAATATAGCAAACAAAACCGACAACCTTTGGGTCAAATGGGTGCACCACATCTACCTAAAGGAGATAGATTGGTGGAATATCAGCCTCCACAAGACAGTAGCTGGTACTGGAAGAAAATATGCAGGCTAA